Within the Kluyveromyces lactis strain NRRL Y-1140 chromosome A complete sequence genome, the region CGAATTCACCACATCCACTAGCCCAGCATGAACAATTACTGCTTGATGATGATGGGTACTGTGCGGTTCTAGGGATGTGATCGTTCAAAAGCCAGATAGCTGGCATGTCGTAGTAGTCAATAGAAGAACTGTTCTTTTCTGTAGCTGTAGGCATGGTGAATTCGAACAAGAACATCTTGGTATCACCTTCGAAACCATAATATGCTGGAATCCCAGATCTGTACACACCACAGCCCTTATCATACCCAGATTTAGGACACGAAACGTTCGAGAAAATAATgacttcttcatcagatgCTAACAAGTTGTTGGATTCCAAGATGGTGGAGTCATCAGCCTTACCGGTACCGTTCTCACTTGCAAAAGTCAAAGCTTTACCTAGACATGGCGAAGAATCACCAGCACCGGTTAAAAACGTCACATTTTCGGCTGTCTGGCTTGTTGAATCATAGTATGCTTCTCTGGACCACGAGGTAGAACTCGAatcattgatatcaaatgatGGCGACGTATAAAACGCAAATTTCGACAGAGATAGCGGACCTCTCAAGTGGACAGACAGTGCTTCATTCAATGGAGCGTTGTCGCCACTAAACCAGACTCGATCTCCTACAGTACAGGAACAACTATCCTCTTCTGCATCCGAAATCTTCTTTACGTTAGTATATGAACCGGTGAACCCTACGTTACCGAATTCGATAAGGTTATACGATTGTACCTGATTTGAACTTTGAGCAGCTACAGTTGCCACTGCAAATAATGAAGCTAATATATCCAGTGCCTGTACCATTTTGTATTTAAGAAGCTGATAGATCGGTTCTAATCTGTTCTAAGCTAATCCTATCTTGACTTGTTCCGGCACAACGTAGATCTGTACAATAATAGCGTCAAACGTGAGAAATGTTACTCTATCAAAGAATACTGATGCGTACAGGATATCTCCGGTTATATACCAATATTAATTAAATGACGGCAAGTAAATTTATTATGTCGGACGGCCCTTAAGTGGTCAGGATACAGGTCTGGAGTTTATTAATAGATGCCGGCAATTCTCAACGGCagccttttttttcatgcAAAGCCCTTTTCTCTCGAGAGCGAAAAAATGTGTTTCTTTTAGTACGAAGAATTATAGGAGtaaaaaagagaagcagAACTAGCAACCTTCCATCAGGGCTATGCGCGTGCAGCGGTCGTTAGCTTGCCCTCATAAGCGTTTGATATGCTGtaagtttcttttttcttttgtataATGCGGACGAGTAATGCATATGTTCATTCTCGGTACGATGCCGGTTGGCTGTTAGTCTTAACGATAACTACTATCATTATAATGGATATTGTGTACCCTGTCATTGCACATAAGCTACGCAGAAACCAGTTCCTGATAGTTCTTGCATTAACGTCATGATTTTTCATTAGTTCAGAAGCGATTTCTTTTAGACACTGAGCTGTCACTATGGATTTGGTACCACCGTCTTCCGTCTCAAATGATGAGGAGTCTGTTGCACCCTCGTCCAGGGTAGTAGCGCTTTCCGAAAACTGGTTTTTTTCATCACTGCCCTTCGTTGGATCAGGCAAAGAGAGATGTTGATACGTAGTCAATGGTACGGGATCTGGTAGTTTTAAAGTAAGCATGGAAAATGTCAATGGGTTGTTAATAGCGTAGAAGTCCTTGGTAATACTTTTGTTTAGTGATGTGACACTGCGCTGTTTCCATTGTTGGCATTCATATTCGGTATATAAGGTTTCAGAGTCAAGTTCCGGGACCCTAACATTGTGGTCGATTATCCAGTTGGCATAAAGGTACAACATTAAGTTAAGGATCCATAGCACGGGTAAAACAAAACCCATGATGAAGAAACGAACCATGTAAAATTCTACATTTTTTCCTATCTTGCAACTTCCACATTCACATATGTAGTTCTTTGCTACAGAATCATAAAAAGTCGAACCAAAAGTACTCATATTGTCCGAATAGTATGAATTTTATTACTGCCTAAATTTAAATTTAACACGGCAGAGAGACGTTTAGATATGCATTTAAATAGTGATATCTTAACGAAATCATCTCAAGATTACATTGGCTTACCGGCAGCTTATATACTTGGGTTTCCAGCGCGTTGTAAAATAACTCTCTTTCGACGTCCatgttttttctttaaacCTTCATGTGTCAAGTTGATAATTGTCAAAGAATCTTCCTATTATGGAAATTACAAAGACAAGAAACTCGATAACATACGGCGCTTTCAGGGACGAATCAAACTATATACATGCGCATAAGGGGTACGGTAGCCTGTGCTATGAGAGGACTGCCCCCCTTTCTTCTGACTTCTTGGcctttgaaagtttctATCATGTAACGTATGACATGGAATTGATACAAAAGTGTTTGCAATGTTACTTGATATCAAcgtttcttctctttcttttctttcatcttGGCAACCAATCGATCCATATACTGCATCGAAAACGTTTTAACTTTAGctcttttctctttagAGAGTTCTTCAGGTGGTGATCTAGAACtgtctttcttcaattccttttGGGCAAGAGACTTGACAATGTTTCTAGCAGATTCCTTGAGAACATCTTTGCCCACGTCCTTTTGGTAATTTTTAATTAAGTTTGGAACATGTTGAGCGAAGAACTTGACCCATTTATTTTCGATAGCATTGACATGACTAGcttgtttctttacttttttcctttcttcatcctcttgttgctgtttcaatttctgaAGCCTTTCAAGTTCTTTCTGTTTATTGGCCTCCTCGATGATTCTCTCCAATTCGCTCTTCTTTTGGGTTTCTTGATCCAATTTTGCTTTTAAAGTCTCTTGCTCCATTAATTTCCTTAGTTCTAACTCCTTTTGTTCCCACTCGATTCTCgattttttccttttctcGTATTCTTCTGGAGATAGCGTTCTTTTCTGCTGCATCTGGCCATAAGTAGGCGTGGGTATGTACTTAACAGACCCACTATACCGACTGgtatttgaagaaggtgttGCTGATCTCGATTTAGGATCAGAAACTCCAGAAAGGTTATGGCTTGAGTTCGATCTATAAGCAGAATCAGTTGGAGGATTGGCTTGTTTGATCTGCCTTTGAGCATTATAATACACTGGTCTGCCATTCTCATGAATGATTTCCCAACCGATAGGTAAACGTATCCGCCGTAAATCTATAACTTTGCTATTTTCTGAAATATCTTTCTTGGAGATTCTGGTGTAAGTTTCATATTTGGACCATTTCTCTAATAGATCTTCACATATCACTTCAAATTTAGGAGTATTCTTTAATTGTTCGACCTTCTTATCAATTCCAGAATGAATTATACCATTTTTAGTTGTCTTGGGTAAAACTAACAAGAAGTTTAAAATCTTCCATATAATGTCTGGCTTATCTTCAAACATTGTGATAAGTCTACTAAAGATCAAGTAACCATGCAATTTGATGAACTGATAATGCATtgcttcatcttcagtCAAAGTGATCCTTTCAAGTAGCTTTTCTGCAATGAAGGCGTCATCTATCTGTAATAATACACTCATCACACGATTAACATCTTCAGTCTTCGTACAGGGTTCTAGTGATAAAGAATTAACGAAGTCGACGTTAACCGTTGTGGTGTCACTTTTAGCTATTTTCTCACCCTTGGCCTTCATCATATTGATCCATTTTTTCTCCATGGACGGCCTTATACCTAAGGCATCTGCAAAACTTTGAGGCAATAGCGATGCCGCGTCAGTTTGAGTCTTACCACCAAGGAATCCAATACAGTTTGGTTCCTCGCAGTAACATGGCTGTGCATTGGCACCGTACCTATCAACGTTGTAATCAAACGTCACTTCTTCTCCCTTGCTGATGTGTCTGTTGGCAAAAATACCCATCTTTAATTTCCCGTTAACTACCCATTTATTAACGTATGCATTAGGATTACAAGAATGGTTGCAGAATCTGGCAATACACCCCTTTAGCGTAGCATCAATGAACTGTCCGGTCTGCAACATCATAAAGTAGAAGTGCTTAAATCCCATTTGGTCATATTTCACCATCCGGTTACGAAACTCTTCCTCCTGTATTACTTCTCCAATATATTCATAAATAAAGTTGTGTGGTTCAATATCAGAATTGGCACGGACGCCGAAACCTTTCCGCTCCGTCTTGAAAACAGATATATCTGCATACGCTTTCTTCTGGAATCTTTGGTTCTGACAGTCAGTACCGCACGAGTGTTTGCAAAGACCGTTCACACACTCAATTAAAGTGGCTCTATTTATACAATCAGAATCCTCACCGCACGCATGGTTTAAACCGTCCCGAAATTCCTCAAAACAGTCACATTCCATAAACTCATGCTTAGAATCACCCAAGTTTTTAGGCGTATACGTACATACATCCAGCTCAGCGTAcgttttctttgcttcaGAAGTCATATCCGGAACATCGAGAAACAACTTCGGTTGCCTCGTATTAACAATTCCATTACCGCTTTCCGTCATAATATtaacaaacaaaaaaatacaattgATAATCACACAGAACTTAATATGAGTGATAGCCCTTCTGAAGATGTTATATTAGATCAAATAATCACACCAATGTTCTATTCTCTATCTTTCGTTCCTTGTCTTCCCCAAGTATgctttaatttttttttccaattctatATACTATGCTACAACAAAACAGCACTGTAGATTTTATCCCTGCCTAAAGCCTAAGTCCCCCGACTGAACAATTCTCAAAAGATCTGACAACCAAAAACAGCAATCTAATACATATAAACCTAGTGATTAATCAACATTTTCCAACTGAATAAAGCTTTATAGGGCATCAGAGACCCGAACCATTAGCTTTCTCAAAAATTTTGGGTAGCCTTGAAAGCTTGATTTTCATCACAACGTATATAGTGACGTGACACGTGATCCAAACTCTCTAAACCTATGTTGAGGCACACGTTACTATATCGTTGAAGAGGGAAACTAATGCCTCGTTGTCGTTATTGCATTCCATGAGTTTCTTTAAATGCTGGTCTGTCGTTTCTATGCCTGAGAGCATTGCCCTCGAGACGGGACCCACTTTCCCATTTTGcaatatcttctttgttctCTGTATGAATCTGTTATTTGTGTCTCTCACGATAGTGACTTGTTTGATCTCTCTTGATCTGAGCGAGATGAGTAACGTTGATGTggatttatcttttttGCATGGATCTTGATCTGCGTACGTTAAATCTCTCTTCATCGAATGGATCACCTTGTTTTCGGATTCTGTGGTGATCTGGCACGCTTGTAGTTGGAACCATTGGTTGTAGTGTGGAGTGTAGGACGTGAACCTTCGTAATagttcttgattttgattattGCGCTGTTTTCTGGGAGAAGCCATATTAACTTCTACAATTTCGCCATGCTTTTCGTTCGAGACCGTTGTGTCATAGCTTGGTGGATCTATTACTAGATCTGCGAATGCGTCGTTTAAAGAGTCCTCGTCGATGAGTCGATTCACGGTTCGTTTCATGTCAACGTCGTATATTTCAGACTGTAAATGcgttcttctttccttttctgtGGTGTAAGAAGATATTGGTGTGggtattcttttctctgGTCTTGGCTGATCCCTTGCAATTGGTGACGGGGAAAACCATGGGTATTCTTCATATTCTGCAATGGTAGGTGATGGCTGAGGTGTTACACGTTGTGAACCGTTGATGTTGCCCAGCACTGCTTGTTGATGGAAGGAGGTACTACTGCTGTTGCGGTGCAAAATTGGAGGTACTTCATGCGAGGATTCGTTGGATCTGGATGACGGTGATTGTGCGACTTTCTTGAACCAAGATCCATAACTGCCGTATGCACTATTTAACGATGATGATAGGTATTGGACCGAAGAGGCTCCACTTTTCAGCGATGAAGGTTGAATGAAAGTTTGTACCCCTGTTTCATCGGAAGAAACGCTGGTAACGCTAAATGTCGGGtctcttttgattcttggTATCTCCCAACCTTTATTGGTTTCTGTTATGCTGCTGTTTGAAGGTTTCAATTCGAATGGGAAATCGGAAGCCCCACTCATGTTTGACATTTTACGCCCAGCCGGAGATGGACAACCTTGGGAATTGATGCTTTTATGTAAAGTCCCACGGAAATGTGGACCAAGGAATGCAGTAAGGATAAATATGAGCCTGTTGGCAACGTTCATATTACCGGTAAGTATAACGATTCTTGTATTCGagttttccttcaaaagCGAAGCGAAATCATACCGTAGTTTTGCCAGCAAAATAGGTAAAAAACGAACTCTGGGTCcatccttcaattcaatcCAATTGGTTACATATTTCACCCATGTCTTGATGTAAGGTATTGAATCCATAGGGTAAAGGAATAATCGTGGGGTATCAGAATACCCGGATAATAACGGTATAATTTTACGTTGGAAAGTTTGTAAGACGGCAGCAACCTCGATACAGTTTCTGGCTTTCCAATCATGGGGTAAGAATTGTGTGTCATTCTTCGCTAGATATTTCAACAACGTATTCTCACATTGATCCAAGAACGACGATATATGAGGCCAACATTCAGTCAACACGGGCAGAACGTCGTCGGTGACACAACAACTTATAGCGATTCTCAACGTCGATTTCTCATTTAAATAGAAAATCCTCGTGAATAGAACAATGTTTGCACTCTTAACGACTTTGATCTTGTCGCTCGACGCAGAATAGTCAATCGTTCTTATCGATGACCCAAATATATAATCCTTAAGCTCATTTAGTGGGATATGCGCCCCTGTATGGAAATTTACTGAACTATGGTCCAAGACAACCTGATAATTGTTACGACTAGTTACATGTCCCAATTCCTGCGATATTATCAACCGAAATCCACCATTGTGTAACCTATCGTTCGCTATCCGTTCAAACAATGCTTTATCTCTTGTTCCGTACAACaaagtcttcaaatcatcCGTCATGTAAAACGGCTCATTTTGAAACACTTCTTCCCCAACAGTAACATTGCTGCTGCCAAATGGTACAAACTCGCTTAACGAAGATGTCCTTAAGAGACGTCCAAGCATGGTAAGTCCCTTTTAGTTATCTCAAATCCTTTGCAACGGGGCAGATATTGTTACTGAAATGTCACCGAATCTTTCCGAAAAGACAACAGGAATATCCTCTAGAAACCGGTATTACAACGGGCAATACAATTCACCCTTAAACCTCTCCAAAGACCTTACCGTTTCTACTTACTTTTGTCTACATGTATCATTACATTTCCCATATATGCtaatttgatcaaaaaagTCTCGTTTTCTTAGAGTGATGATCTCTACCAAAAATATCATAAAGTGAATAGTGTCAAAAGTAAGGGAACATTACAAGAATTTGATAGATAAACAGTCCATAGGGAGCTTAGTTATCCGAAAATAATATGGAAAAATATACTTAGGAATTTGCGAGCAGAATGATGGGATTATCACTGGTAGAAATATCAGTTAAGGGTCTAAAATACCCTCTTTGTTTTATCAAGATGCATCGAAACGTCAGTCTTTTTTTCCGTAAAGtttcattttattttacGTACTTAATATGTAAAATGAAGGTAATAATAACCTTTGAAAAGCATCACCAGTTGTTATATCCATGACTATCTCTCTACAATCTAGGGTTCTTCGCATCAGTTCAAGTATTCCAGCTATTAGAACCAGATACTGTTTGTGATATCGGATTGGCTGAGACATAACTGAAGAGaaggttttctttttggattAAAGGTTAAGAAGTGGTTTTAGGTGTCTTGTTGAAAAGGATTTTAGCCACACGAGGTCTTTGTTCATCAGTTTTGAAGTCAAGTCTGACCTTCTTCCCTTGATATCAAGTAACTGTGTTAATTGCTACCATGTTGGGTACTGAACATTTGCCAAAATGGCTGCTTTACTCAGCGACCTCATCATTTTTATGCATATTAGGTTCTTTTATGGTTCCTATTGTTTATGCGTCGTTCAGTTCGCACCGTGAAGTTAACACCAAACTATTAAACTATGGTCTTTCATTGAGTGCCGGTTCAATGCTATGTACTagtttgttgaagatgcTTGGTTCTACGGAACAGGCCAATAGTGCCATTGTATTCGTCGGATTTTCAGCCGGATGTTTGATAAGTTTCATACTTAATTACATTGTGCATTCGTATACCAGCCAAAGTTTGATCCATTGTGCTCATTCTGACGAGGGTGGTGAGCTGATATCGGACAACTTTGATGATTCTCATTTGTACGATATGCAGACCCATGCCCATAGACTCAGCCATAGCCATAGCCATGGTCATAGCAATAACTACGGTTTTGGTGCCAGCGAAGTCGAGAATGATATTCCTGATCCACAACATACCCATAGCCATCATCATGAAATGCTTCCAGAAcatgaagaagaaacaactCCGTTGATCAACCACAGTGAACATGAACCTGTCATCTGTGCCACTGTTAAACCCAAACcatcaacttctttgtcAGAATATCATAATGCCAATGACTGTATCCCTGTCGTGAGATCGGCTACTATTAGCTCGCTACCGCTTGC harbors:
- the ASG7 gene encoding Asg7p (similar to uniprot|P46993 Saccharomyces cerevisiae YJL170C ASG7 Protein that regulates signaling from a G protein beta subunit Ste4p and its relocalization within the cell specific to a-cells and induced by alpha-factor), whose translation is MSTFGSTFYDSVAKNYICECGSCKIGKNVEFYMVRFFIMGFVLPVLWILNLMLYLYANWIIDHNVRVPELDSETLYTEYECQQWKQRSVTSLNKSITKDFYAINNPLTFSMLTLKLPDPVPLTTYQHLSLPDPTKGSDEKNQFSESATTLDEGATDSSSFETEDGGTKSIVTAQCLKEIASELMKNHDVNARTIRNWFLRSLCAMTGYTISIIMIVVIVKTNSQPASYRE
- the SET2 gene encoding histone methyltransferase SET2 (similar to uniprot|P46995 Saccharomyces cerevisiae YJL168C SET2 Histone methyltransferase with a role in transcriptional elongation methylates a lysine residue of histone H3 associates with the C-terminal domain of Rpo21p histone methylation activity is regulated by phosphorylation status of Rpo21p) gives rise to the protein MTESGNGIVNTRQPKLFLDVPDMTSEAKKTYAELDVCTYTPKNLGDSKHEFMECDCFEEFRDGLNHACGEDSDCINRATLIECVNGLCKHSCGTDCQNQRFQKKAYADISVFKTERKGFGVRANSDIEPHNFIYEYIGEVIQEEEFRNRMVKYDQMGFKHFYFMMLQTGQFIDATLKGCIARFCNHSCNPNAYVNKWVVNGKLKMGIFANRHISKGEEVTFDYNVDRYGANAQPCYCEEPNCIGFLGGKTQTDAASLLPQSFADALGIRPSMEKKWINMMKAKGEKIAKSDTTTVNVDFVNSLSLEPCTKTEDVNRVMSVLLQIDDAFIAEKLLERITLTEDEAMHYQFIKLHGYLIFSRLITMFEDKPDIIWKILNFLLVLPKTTKNGIIHSGIDKKVEQLKNTPKFEVICEDLLEKWSKYETYTRISKKDISENSKVIDLRRIRLPIGWEIIHENGRPVYYNAQRQIKQANPPTDSAYRSNSSHNLSGVSDPKSRSATPSSNTSRYSGSVKYIPTPTYGQMQQKRTLSPEEYEKRKKSRIEWEQKELELRKLMEQETLKAKLDQETQKKSELERIIEEANKQKELERLQKLKQQQEDEERKKVKKQASHVNAIENKWVKFFAQHVPNLIKNYQKDVGKDVLKESARNIVKSLAQKELKKDSSRSPPEELSKEKRAKVKTFSMQYMDRLVAKMKEKKEKKR
- the LST4 gene encoding Lst4p (similar to uniprot|Q757Y7 Ashbya gossypii AEL127C AEL127Cp and weakly similar to YKL176C uniprot|P34239 Saccharomyces cerevisiae YKL176C LST4 Protein possibly involved in a post-Golgi secretory pathway required for the transport of nitrogen-regulated amino acid permease Gap1p from the Golgi to the cell surface), which encodes MLGRLLRTSSLSEFVPFGSSNVTVGEEVFQNEPFYMTDDLKTLLYGTRDKALFERIANDRLHNGGFRLIISQELGHVTSRNNYQVVLDHSSVNFHTGAHIPLNELKDYIFGSSIRTIDYSASSDKIKVVKSANIVLFTRIFYLNEKSTLRIAISCCVTDDVLPVLTECWPHISSFLDQCENTLLKYLAKNDTQFLPHDWKARNCIEVAAVLQTFQRKIIPLLSGYSDTPRLFLYPMDSIPYIKTWVKYVTNWIELKDGPRVRFLPILLAKLRYDFASLLKENSNTRIVILTGNMNVANRLIFILTAFLGPHFRGTLHKSINSQGCPSPAGRKMSNMSGASDFPFELKPSNSSITETNKGWEIPRIKRDPTFSVTSVSSDETGVQTFIQPSSLKSGASSVQYLSSSLNSAYGSYGSWFKKVAQSPSSRSNESSHEVPPILHRNSSSTSFHQQAVLGNINGSQRVTPQPSPTIAEYEEYPWFSPSPIARDQPRPEKRIPTPISSYTTEKERRTHLQSEIYDVDMKRTVNRLIDEDSLNDAFADLVIDPPSYDTTVSNEKHGEIVEVNMASPRKQRNNQNQELLRRFTSYTPHYNQWFQLQACQITTESENKVIHSMKRDLTYADQDPCKKDKSTSTLLISLRSREIKQVTIVRDTNNRFIQRTKKILQNGKVGPVSRAMLSGIETTDQHLKKLMECNNDNEALVSLFNDIVTCAST
- the TOH1 gene encoding Toh1p (similar to uniprot|P46992 Saccharomyces cerevisiae YJL171C) — its product is MVQALDILASLFAVATVAAQSSNQVQSYNLIEFGNVGFTGSYTNVKKISDAEEDSCSCTVGDRVWFSGDNAPLNEALSVHLRGPLSLSKFAFYTSPSFDINDSSSTSWSREAYYDSTSQTAENVTFLTGAGDSSPCLGKALTFASENGTGKADDSTILESNNLLASDEEVIIFSNVSCPKSGYDKGCGVYRSGIPAYYGFEGDTKMFLFEFTMPTATEKNSSSIDYYDMPAIWLLNDHIPRTAQYPSSSSSNCSCWASGCGEFDIFEVMNGTEKNHLYSTFHTFQGIEDLGTGIQAGGYIARDTSATMKGGVLFDSSGNTVVFMSNDTVFDSSIDYDTINTLISNIDDDETYSTELATISATAPTSTSKSGAAIMIKPSAGTIRYLLLSALMSVFNLMV